A section of the Leptotrichia sp. HSP-342 genome encodes:
- a CDS encoding YifB family Mg chelatase-like AAA ATPase, whose amino-acid sequence MAISLFSCSYMGVDTYVVEVEVDLSRGLPVFNIVGMGDQAISESKERIRSCFKNVGFEFPVRRVLVNLSPANIRKKGSHFDLSIFLGILANTGHISNIDILKKYLILGEISLNGKIKSINGAINATILAKETDFTGVVVPMENYNEAKLISGVEIIPVDEITELLDFLDGKIDIKTLCKKAVEMNASKSEKDKNLDETVDFSDVKGQLLAKRALEIAAAGGHNVFLIGDPGSGKSMLAKRFNTILPDMTEEEIIETTKIYSISGMLSQSEPIIHNRPFRAPHYSATQVALVGGANRVGEITLALNGILFLDEIGEFEGKTLETLRQPLEDGKIVISRANLSVTYPVKNITITASNPTPSGYFPDNPLCNDSLKEIKRYQKKFSGPLLDRMDLYVEMHQLKKDEIFDESLSEKSKEIQKRVIKAREVQKQRFNSNTLNRDMNKKQLNKYCKIDEESEEIMKSAIDNLKLSVRMFDKILKVSRTIADLDGEENIKKEHLLEALNYRRK is encoded by the coding sequence ATGGCAATAAGTTTATTTAGTTGCAGCTATATGGGTGTAGATACTTATGTTGTAGAAGTAGAGGTTGATTTATCCAGAGGGCTGCCTGTATTTAATATAGTTGGAATGGGGGATCAGGCGATTTCTGAAAGCAAGGAGCGGATTAGGAGCTGTTTTAAAAATGTGGGGTTTGAATTTCCTGTCAGACGCGTGCTAGTGAATTTGTCACCTGCAAATATCAGAAAAAAAGGCAGTCATTTTGATTTAAGCATATTTTTAGGCATACTTGCGAATACAGGGCATATTTCAAATATAGACATATTAAAAAAATATCTAATTTTAGGAGAAATTTCCTTAAACGGAAAGATAAAATCAATAAATGGAGCAATAAACGCCACAATTTTAGCAAAAGAAACAGATTTTACAGGCGTTGTTGTCCCAATGGAAAATTATAATGAAGCAAAATTAATTTCAGGTGTAGAAATTATTCCTGTTGATGAAATTACAGAATTACTAGATTTTCTAGATGGAAAAATTGATATAAAAACATTGTGTAAAAAAGCTGTCGAGATGAATGCTTCAAAATCAGAAAAAGATAAAAACTTAGATGAGACTGTTGATTTTTCAGATGTAAAAGGGCAGCTACTTGCAAAAAGGGCTTTAGAAATTGCAGCCGCTGGTGGACACAATGTATTTCTAATAGGCGATCCTGGTTCAGGTAAATCAATGCTTGCAAAAAGATTTAATACAATTTTACCTGACATGACCGAAGAAGAAATAATCGAAACAACAAAGATTTACAGTATTTCAGGAATGCTAAGCCAAAGTGAACCAATAATACATAACCGTCCATTTAGAGCTCCACACTATTCAGCTACACAAGTAGCTCTAGTAGGCGGTGCAAACAGAGTCGGAGAAATCACGCTGGCACTAAATGGAATATTATTTTTAGATGAAATTGGAGAGTTTGAAGGAAAAACATTGGAAACGTTAAGACAGCCTCTGGAAGATGGAAAAATCGTTATTTCAAGAGCAAACCTAAGTGTAACCTATCCAGTAAAAAATATTACAATAACTGCTTCAAATCCTACTCCCAGCGGATATTTCCCTGATAACCCACTATGTAACGACAGTCTAAAAGAAATTAAACGTTATCAGAAAAAATTTTCAGGCCCACTTCTCGACAGAATGGATTTATATGTAGAAATGCACCAGTTAAAAAAAGATGAAATTTTTGATGAATCTCTATCAGAAAAATCCAAAGAAATTCAAAAAAGAGTTATAAAAGCTCGTGAAGTCCAAAAACAACGTTTTAATTCAAATACTCTAAACAGAGATATGAATAAGAAACAATTAAATAAATATTGCAAAATAGATGAAGAAAGTGAAGAAATTATGAAATCTGCCATTGATAATTTAAAATTGTCAGTCAGAATGTTTGATAAAATCTTGAAGGTATCCAGAACAATAGCAGATTTAGATGGTGAAGAAAACATAAAAAAGGAACATTTATTGGAGGCACTAAATTATCGACGAAAATAA
- a CDS encoding alcohol acetyltransferase, with amino-acid sequence MKNEKIWYELDAFAKTYSSIISEGRTTCFRLSALFSENIDLEILQKVTISLEKKYPFYNSELKKGIFWNYLQQKKAHFMIEEEKTYPCTDIQKDNPLRIIYFNNKLSIEIAHFLTDGKGAALFFKDLIEEYLEKRYFLENFEKDKKDNLIYKTEKKKEIEIEKINKIINFGKKINKNEKDFENKKSEKNFFEKTREILGNDNGLKNPQKNEYVDLYEKYMRKVSKETTIKSAFHLPMKILEKGQYHITTGEIDVESLKEESKKYGTTIGKYLLSVYFKILLDRYSQAKNPIVIGVPVDLRKIFEETTYRNFFINITPSMDASLGAYSLSEIITYLDNYFALKITKKEFYKSIYKAMNPMQNIIIKSVPYLIKRMFFPFIFDYYGERGYTTGFSNLGIFKVNKKYEKYLKGFRFLPPPSKRCKIKMGVVSDFNKVYVNFGNLTANYDIERDFFVYLRKRGIKSKIITNYF; translated from the coding sequence GTGAAAAATGAAAAAATATGGTATGAGCTGGACGCTTTTGCAAAAACATATTCTTCAATAATTAGTGAGGGGAGGACGACCTGTTTTCGGCTTTCAGCATTGTTTTCTGAAAATATTGACTTGGAAATATTGCAAAAAGTTACGATTTCGCTTGAAAAGAAATATCCGTTTTATAATTCGGAGCTGAAAAAGGGAATTTTTTGGAATTACTTGCAGCAGAAAAAGGCTCATTTTATGATTGAAGAGGAGAAAACTTATCCTTGTACGGATATACAGAAGGATAATCCGCTTAGAATCATTTATTTTAATAATAAATTGTCGATAGAAATAGCACATTTTTTGACCGATGGAAAAGGTGCGGCATTATTTTTTAAGGATTTGATTGAAGAATATTTGGAGAAAAGGTATTTTTTGGAAAATTTTGAAAAAGATAAAAAGGATAATTTAATTTACAAGACTGAAAAAAAGAAGGAAATAGAAATTGAAAAAATAAATAAAATAATTAATTTTGGGAAAAAGATAAATAAAAATGAAAAAGATTTTGAAAATAAAAAATCTGAAAAAAATTTTTTTGAAAAAACAAGGGAAATATTGGGAAATGATAATGGGCTGAAAAATCCTCAAAAAAACGAATATGTCGACCTTTATGAAAAATACATGAGGAAAGTGAGCAAGGAAACTACGATAAAGTCGGCATTTCATTTGCCAATGAAAATACTGGAAAAGGGGCAGTACCATATTACAACTGGAGAAATTGATGTGGAAAGCCTGAAGGAGGAGAGTAAAAAATATGGGACTACTATTGGGAAATATCTTCTTTCAGTATATTTCAAAATTTTGCTGGATAGGTATTCACAAGCAAAAAATCCGATTGTTATTGGAGTGCCAGTTGATTTGCGAAAAATTTTTGAAGAAACTACATACAGAAATTTTTTTATAAACATAACTCCTAGCATGGATGCAAGTCTTGGTGCATATTCCCTCTCTGAAATCATAACTTATCTGGATAACTATTTTGCCTTAAAAATTACAAAAAAAGAATTTTACAAAAGTATATACAAGGCAATGAATCCAATGCAAAATATAATAATAAAGTCTGTTCCATATTTGATAAAACGTATGTTTTTCCCATTTATATTTGATTATTACGGAGAACGGGGCTATACAACAGGATTTTCAAATTTAGGAATTTTTAAAGTTAATAAAAAGTATGAAAAGTATCTAAAGGGATTCCGATTTTTACCGCCACCAAGCAAAAGGTGCAAAATCAAGATGGGAGTTGTAAGTGACTTTAATAAGGTTTATGTAAATTTTGGAAATTTGACTGCAAATTATGATATTGAGAGGGATTTTTTTGTTTATTTAAGAAAGAGAGGAATAAAATCCAAGATTATTACTAATTATTTTTAG
- a CDS encoding Dps family protein, whose protein sequence is MSKTVEKLNLYLANLNVLYRKVQNYHWNIVGAGFFSVHEKLEEYYDAINEQIDDVAERILSIGGRPLGTLKDYLAVTTIKEAENREISIPEAVADVKKEFEAMLKLVKEVKEAADEENDYGTSALVDEYISTYEKDLWMLNAYLK, encoded by the coding sequence ATGTCAAAAACAGTTGAAAAATTAAATCTTTACTTAGCTAACTTGAACGTACTTTACAGAAAGGTTCAAAATTACCACTGGAACATTGTTGGTGCTGGATTCTTTTCTGTTCATGAAAAATTGGAAGAATATTATGATGCAATAAATGAACAAATTGATGACGTTGCAGAAAGAATTTTATCAATAGGAGGTCGTCCTCTAGGAACATTAAAAGACTATTTAGCAGTTACAACTATTAAGGAAGCTGAAAATAGAGAAATTTCTATTCCAGAAGCAGTAGCTGATGTAAAAAAAGAATTTGAAGCAATGTTAAAATTAGTGAAAGAAGTAAAAGAAGCGGCTGATGAGGAAAATGACTATGGAACATCTGCATTAGTTGATGAGTATATCAGTACATATGAAAAAGATTTATGGATGTTAAATGCATACTTAAAATAA
- a CDS encoding DUF6320 domain-containing protein, translating into MYCIKCGVELEDGAKRCPLCETPVPEIKGLEEKKFVKEYPMININLYEMKMKKVKKAVFLSFFTISIISILEVLFQNLIMYGKLEWGYYAIPSILIFDLGLFVFLDSYRMRTNLFLLLSGFTSYFLLLDFGDKKLTWSIKRGIPIVIALYLISLVFSYVWDKHKSDRLKILNFFIFFVGIFLLILELIISKKMTWSIFSSIPLFILSIMLRYAYKSYKEEFKRRLHR; encoded by the coding sequence ATGTATTGTATAAAATGTGGAGTAGAGCTGGAAGACGGTGCGAAAAGATGTCCATTGTGTGAAACGCCTGTTCCTGAGATAAAGGGTCTGGAAGAAAAGAAATTTGTAAAGGAATATCCGATGATTAATATAAATTTGTACGAAATGAAAATGAAGAAAGTTAAAAAGGCTGTTTTTTTATCATTTTTTACAATATCAATAATTTCAATTCTGGAAGTTCTTTTTCAAAATTTGATAATGTATGGAAAATTGGAATGGGGTTATTATGCAATTCCGTCTATTTTAATATTTGATTTAGGATTGTTTGTTTTTTTGGATTCATATAGAATGAGAACAAATCTATTTTTATTGTTAAGTGGATTTACGAGTTATTTTTTATTACTTGATTTTGGAGATAAAAAATTGACTTGGAGTATAAAGCGTGGAATTCCTATTGTTATCGCTCTTTATCTTATTAGTCTTGTTTTTTCATATGTCTGGGATAAGCATAAGAGTGATAGATTAAAGATACTAAATTTTTTCATTTTTTTTGTTGGAATATTTCTTTTGATTTTGGAACTAATTATAAGTAAAAAGATGACTTGGAGCATATTTTCATCTATTCCATTATTTATTTTGAGTATAATGTTAAGATATGCGTATAAGTCTTATAAAGAAGAGTTTAAACGTAGATTGCATAGGTAA
- a CDS encoding patatin-like phospholipase family protein: MKEKTGLVLEGGGLRGIFTAGVLDFFLEKNIEFDSCIGVSAGACHACSYLAKQHKRAFNVSVDYLDDKRYCSLYSLITTGDLFGVDFVYDEIPNKLNPIDNEAFMKNKTKFQAVITNCETGEAEYPEVKDFDKDTVYVRASSSLPLLARMVNINGNVYLDGGVSDSIPIKKSIENGNTKNVVVLTRDKNYRKKQSALGKITGIRYKKFPKFVELMNTRYSRYNEVLDYIDELEAKGEIFVIRPEVELTLGRIEKNKKKLLEVYSIGYETAKKNYENLKKYLEE; encoded by the coding sequence ATGAAAGAAAAAACAGGGTTAGTATTAGAAGGTGGAGGACTTCGGGGGATATTTACGGCAGGAGTGCTAGATTTCTTTTTGGAAAAAAATATTGAATTTGATAGTTGCATAGGCGTATCTGCTGGGGCTTGTCATGCCTGCAGTTATTTAGCAAAACAGCATAAAAGAGCATTTAATGTATCGGTAGATTATTTGGATGATAAAAGATATTGCAGTTTATACAGCTTAATTACTACTGGAGATTTGTTTGGAGTAGACTTTGTTTATGACGAGATTCCGAATAAATTGAATCCAATTGACAATGAGGCATTTATGAAAAATAAGACAAAATTTCAGGCAGTGATTACAAATTGTGAGACTGGAGAAGCGGAATATCCAGAAGTTAAAGACTTCGACAAGGACACTGTTTATGTAAGGGCTTCAAGCTCTTTGCCGTTACTTGCCAGAATGGTTAATATTAATGGAAATGTTTATCTGGATGGTGGAGTTTCTGATTCAATACCAATTAAAAAATCTATAGAAAATGGAAATACAAAAAATGTAGTTGTCTTGACACGTGATAAAAATTATAGAAAAAAACAAAGTGCATTGGGTAAAATTACTGGGATAAGATATAAAAAGTTTCCTAAATTTGTAGAACTTATGAATACAAGATATAGCCGATATAATGAAGTGCTTGACTATATTGATGAACTGGAGGCAAAAGGAGAGATTTTTGTGATTCGTCCAGAAGTGGAACTGACACTTGGGAGAATTGAGAAAAATAAGAAGAAACTTTTGGAAGTTTATAGTATTGGCTATGAAACAGCGAAAAAAAATTATGAAAATTTGAAAAAATATTTGGAAGAGTAA
- a CDS encoding LCP family protein: protein MKKVFIILGIFLVVFIGWLSVPFNILVIGVDAYANQPTEGSRSDGLVVIRVVPYLAQVKMISIPRDTYAEIPCENYKQDKITHSHHFGGVQCTIDAVENFLDTKINYHVRFRFEDVMNLTNLIDGVDVVSNHTFNQDYFDQEVFHFNQGQVYNLRGRMALAYTRHRKSDTAFKRDERQRQVIQGIVKKLVAPSGWKYIPEVYGYAKEKMDVAVNPIKGLSVLPAFLLNKKIEQYEITGDGRMINGIWYFIPEETSLENAKDEFKN, encoded by the coding sequence ATGAAAAAAGTATTTATAATATTAGGAATATTTTTAGTGGTGTTTATAGGGTGGCTTTCAGTACCATTTAATATTCTTGTCATAGGAGTAGATGCGTATGCTAATCAGCCGACAGAAGGTTCTCGGAGCGATGGACTGGTTGTTATAAGAGTTGTGCCTTATCTGGCACAGGTAAAAATGATTTCAATTCCGCGTGATACATATGCAGAGATTCCTTGTGAAAATTATAAGCAGGATAAAATTACACATTCACATCATTTTGGTGGTGTGCAATGTACAATTGACGCTGTGGAAAACTTTCTTGATACAAAAATTAATTATCATGTAAGATTTAGATTTGAAGATGTTATGAACTTGACTAATTTGATTGATGGAGTCGATGTTGTTTCAAATCATACTTTTAATCAGGACTATTTTGATCAGGAAGTATTTCATTTTAATCAAGGTCAGGTTTATAATTTAAGAGGGAGAATGGCACTTGCCTATACAAGACATAGAAAAAGTGATACAGCCTTTAAGCGTGATGAACGTCAAAGACAGGTTATTCAGGGAATTGTGAAAAAATTAGTCGCACCATCTGGATGGAAATATATTCCAGAAGTTTATGGATATGCAAAAGAAAAGATGGATGTTGCAGTAAATCCAATTAAAGGATTATCAGTATTGCCAGCATTTTTACTAAACAAAAAAATTGAGCAGTATGAGATTACTGGGGATGGAAGAATGATTAATGGAATATGGTACTTTATTCCTGAAGAAACTTCATTGGAAAATGCAAAAGATGAGTTTAAAAATTAG
- a CDS encoding Asp23/Gls24 family envelope stress response protein codes for MNELGNVNISQEVVATIAESVVAEIEGVHSLVGGTSKNEIVKFFQNVSSGGKGIEVEVGETECTLDLYIVAKMGFKLPALAGEIQTKVVKAITEMTGLKVQEVNVYIQKIIKEDKKETVQAPVTETAEIEE; via the coding sequence ATGAATGAATTAGGAAATGTAAATATATCTCAGGAAGTAGTAGCGACTATTGCAGAATCAGTAGTGGCAGAAATTGAAGGAGTACATAGCCTTGTTGGCGGAACTTCTAAAAATGAAATTGTTAAATTTTTCCAAAATGTATCTTCAGGTGGAAAAGGAATCGAAGTAGAAGTTGGAGAAACTGAATGTACATTAGATTTATACATCGTTGCAAAAATGGGATTCAAGTTACCTGCATTAGCTGGGGAAATTCAAACAAAAGTAGTAAAAGCAATTACTGAAATGACAGGATTAAAAGTTCAGGAAGTAAACGTATATATTCAAAAAATTATAAAAGAAGACAAAAAAGAGACTGTTCAAGCTCCTGTAACAGAAACTGCAGAAATTGAAGAATAA
- a CDS encoding acetyl-CoA carboxylase biotin carboxyl carrier protein: protein MELKDIQELMKVLKKEDIAELKVRYGKVKLTLTNSETTNIANIVAPVTEKVEKETLPAVLPAEEIIKSSNVGRIKLVSSKPGTLVKKGQVLAKINTIGIDNDVKSNVNGILKEVLVADGSPVDFAKELFKIEIN from the coding sequence ATGGAACTTAAAGATATTCAGGAATTGATGAAAGTTCTAAAGAAAGAAGATATAGCAGAACTAAAAGTAAGATATGGAAAAGTAAAACTTACATTAACAAATTCTGAAACTACAAATATTGCAAATATTGTAGCACCTGTAACAGAAAAAGTTGAAAAAGAAACTCTTCCAGCTGTATTACCAGCAGAAGAAATTATCAAATCAAGTAATGTGGGAAGAATAAAGCTAGTAAGTTCAAAACCTGGAACTTTAGTAAAAAAAGGACAAGTCCTTGCAAAAATAAATACAATAGGAATTGATAATGATGTAAAATCTAATGTAAATGGTATTCTAAAGGAAGTGCTAGTGGCAGATGGCTCACCAGTTGACTTTGCAAAAGAGCTATTTAAAATTGAAATTAATTAA
- the yihA gene encoding ribosome biogenesis GTP-binding protein YihA/YsxC, with amino-acid sequence MEISKSEFVKSAVVEKDYPEFNNTVEFSFIGRSNVGKSSLINSLTKRKNLARTSKTPGRTQLINYFLINNKIHFVDLPGYGFAKVPEAVKRNWGKTIESYLVSNREKVVFLLLDLRRVPSNEDMEMLKWLEHFEIEYYIIFTKADKLSNNEKFKQLKEIRKKLVFKNEDVFFYSSLKNTGRKELLDFIEERINEKK; translated from the coding sequence ATGGAAATAAGCAAGTCAGAATTTGTGAAATCAGCAGTTGTGGAAAAAGATTATCCAGAATTTAATAATACTGTGGAATTTTCTTTTATCGGAAGATCAAATGTCGGGAAATCTTCACTTATAAATTCACTCACAAAAAGAAAAAATCTGGCAAGAACAAGTAAAACACCAGGAAGAACTCAGTTAATCAATTATTTTTTGATAAATAATAAGATTCATTTTGTAGATTTGCCAGGATATGGGTTTGCTAAAGTGCCTGAGGCTGTGAAAAGAAATTGGGGGAAAACAATAGAAAGCTATCTTGTGTCAAATCGTGAAAAAGTAGTTTTTTTATTGCTGGATTTGCGTAGAGTTCCGTCAAATGAGGACATGGAAATGTTAAAATGGTTAGAACATTTTGAAATTGAATATTATATAATATTTACAAAAGCTGATAAATTGTCAAACAATGAAAAGTTTAAACAGCTAAAGGAAATCAGGAAAAAACTTGTATTTAAAAATGAAGATGTATTTTTTTATTCTTCATTAAAAAATACTGGAAGAAAAGAATTGCTTGATTTTATAGAAGAACGGATTAATGAGAAAAAATAA
- the accC gene encoding acetyl-CoA carboxylase biotin carboxylase subunit: MFKKILIANRGEIAVRIIRAARELGIATVAVYSEADKDSLHVKLADEAVCIGTASSADSYLKIPNIISAAQITGSEAIHPGYGFLAENQRFAEICDKNNIVFIGPKPELISMMGDKATARETAIKHKVPITKGSDGIVPNVEEAKKVAQWITYPVMIKATAGGGGKGMRIAHNEKELVENFVAAQNEAKAAFGNPDVYIEKYVEEPRHVEIQVIGDKFGNVVHLGERDCSIQRRHQKLIEESPSAGIDAKTREKMGKFAAKLAKGIGYDSVGTLEFLVDKSMNFYFMEMNTRIQVEHTVSEEITGVDLIKEQIRVAAGEKLSFSQKDININGHVIECRINAEDSENGFLPSSGVLETYIPSGGIGVRIDSHSYQNYEIPPYYDSMIAKLIVKGKNREEAIARMKRALNEFIIEGIDTTIPFHLKVLDNEDFKKGTIYTNFIETHFKDALGK; this comes from the coding sequence ATGTTTAAAAAAATATTAATAGCAAATAGAGGAGAAATTGCTGTTAGGATAATTAGAGCAGCAAGAGAGTTAGGAATTGCCACAGTTGCAGTTTATTCAGAAGCCGATAAAGATTCACTTCACGTAAAACTTGCTGACGAAGCTGTCTGTATCGGAACTGCCAGTAGTGCAGACTCGTATTTAAAAATACCGAATATTATTTCAGCAGCACAGATTACAGGAAGTGAAGCTATTCATCCAGGATATGGATTTTTAGCAGAAAATCAAAGATTTGCTGAAATATGTGATAAAAACAACATCGTATTCATTGGTCCAAAACCTGAACTAATTAGTATGATGGGAGACAAGGCAACAGCAAGGGAAACTGCTATCAAGCACAAAGTTCCAATAACAAAAGGGTCAGATGGAATTGTTCCAAATGTTGAAGAAGCCAAAAAAGTTGCACAATGGATAACTTATCCTGTTATGATAAAAGCAACTGCAGGAGGTGGCGGAAAAGGAATGAGAATCGCCCATAATGAAAAAGAACTTGTAGAAAATTTTGTTGCTGCACAAAATGAGGCAAAAGCGGCTTTTGGAAATCCAGATGTTTATATTGAAAAATATGTTGAAGAACCAAGACACGTTGAAATACAAGTTATTGGAGATAAATTTGGAAATGTTGTCCATCTTGGAGAAAGAGACTGCTCTATCCAAAGAAGACACCAAAAATTAATAGAAGAATCCCCATCAGCAGGAATTGATGCGAAAACACGTGAAAAAATGGGAAAATTTGCTGCAAAATTAGCAAAAGGAATTGGTTACGACAGTGTTGGAACATTGGAATTTCTTGTTGACAAAAGCATGAATTTCTATTTTATGGAAATGAATACAAGAATTCAGGTAGAACATACAGTAAGTGAAGAAATCACTGGTGTAGATTTGATAAAAGAACAAATAAGAGTAGCCGCAGGAGAAAAATTAAGTTTTTCTCAAAAAGATATAAATATTAATGGACATGTAATAGAATGCAGGATTAATGCAGAGGACTCTGAAAATGGTTTCCTTCCATCTTCAGGAGTTCTAGAAACATATATTCCGTCAGGTGGAATTGGAGTAAGAATCGATTCTCATTCTTACCAGAATTATGAAATTCCGCCTTACTATGATTCAATGATAGCAAAACTTATCGTAAAAGGAAAAAATAGGGAAGAAGCTATTGCAAGAATGAAGCGTGCCTTAAACGAATTTATTATAGAAGGTATCGACACAACTATACCATTTCATTTAAAAGTGCTTGATAATGAAGACTTTAAAAAAGGAACAATCTATACAAACTTTATTGAGACACATTTTAAAGATGCACTTGGTAAATAA
- the coaE gene encoding dephospho-CoA kinase (Dephospho-CoA kinase (CoaE) performs the final step in coenzyme A biosynthesis.), with amino-acid sequence MKKVVIGLTGGIGTGKSTVSQILKEKKFPVIDLDVISHEVIKFPKVVEKIVENFGKEVLEYNNTGNWIVSREKLGRVIFGNREKRLILNSIMHPEILRIMREKILECKKENKIIFVEIQLLFEVQWEKEFDYILLVSAEKETQIKRILARDNRSKEEALSIINSQMSLDEKKKRSDYVIENDGNSQDLEKKVDDFLKKIEFENILKPILN; translated from the coding sequence ATGAAAAAAGTAGTTATTGGGCTTACAGGTGGAATTGGAACAGGAAAAAGTACAGTTAGTCAAATTTTAAAAGAAAAAAAATTTCCAGTTATTGATTTAGACGTAATTTCTCATGAAGTTATTAAATTTCCTAAGGTTGTGGAAAAAATTGTAGAAAATTTTGGTAAAGAAGTCTTAGAATATAATAATACTGGAAATTGGATTGTTTCACGTGAAAAATTAGGAAGAGTTATTTTTGGAAATAGAGAAAAAAGACTTATTTTAAATTCTATTATGCATCCAGAGATTTTACGTATTATGCGAGAAAAGATTCTGGAGTGTAAAAAAGAAAATAAAATTATTTTTGTGGAAATTCAGCTTCTTTTTGAAGTTCAATGGGAAAAGGAATTTGATTACATTTTGCTAGTAAGTGCAGAAAAAGAAACGCAGATTAAACGTATTTTAGCTAGGGATAACCGTAGTAAAGAAGAGGCTTTGAGTATTATAAATTCACAAATGTCTTTGGATGAAAAAAAGAAAAGAAGTGACTATGTTATTGAAAATGACGGAAATAGTCAGGATTTGGAAAAAAAAGTTGATGATTTTTTGAAAAAAATAGAATTTGAAAATATACTCAAACCTATTTTAAATTAA